In Pseudomonas fakonensis, one DNA window encodes the following:
- the gspM gene encoding type II secretion system protein GspM, with protein sequence MSISQRWHASGNQARQRWQALAPRERRAVALAAALLGTLLCWQVLIAPALAAIEHWNQELPKLRSQAQALDALLAQRQAPPAGELGEALQQSLAQAGLQAHSRLSAEGGGWQLDWQQVPAEAAMAWLQREPPRLGLAVGRLALARDPGAAAPVTFSGTLRMDQAHGAKDPT encoded by the coding sequence ATGTCGATTAGCCAGCGCTGGCACGCCAGCGGTAATCAGGCCCGCCAGCGCTGGCAGGCACTCGCGCCGCGGGAGCGGCGCGCGGTGGCACTGGCCGCAGCTTTGCTCGGCACCTTGCTGTGCTGGCAGGTGCTGATCGCCCCGGCGTTGGCCGCTATCGAACACTGGAACCAGGAACTGCCCAAGCTGCGCAGCCAGGCCCAGGCACTGGATGCCCTGCTGGCCCAGCGCCAGGCACCACCTGCGGGCGAACTGGGCGAGGCGTTGCAACAGAGCCTCGCCCAGGCCGGCCTGCAAGCGCATTCCCGGCTCAGCGCCGAGGGCGGAGGCTGGCAACTGGACTGGCAGCAGGTGCCAGCCGAAGCGGCCATGGCCTGGCTGCAGCGCGAGCCACCGCGCCTGGGCCTTGCCGTTGGCCGCCTGGCGCTGGCCCGCGACCCGGGCGCTGCCGCCCCGGTAACGTTTTCCGGAACCCTTCGCATGGATCAGGCGCATGGCGCTAAGGACCCTACATGA
- a CDS encoding substrate-binding periplasmic protein has translation MGLALVMALLAPLTLAEQACQHLTATGNPEYPPYLWRDPQNPQQLIGANADLLRHVADELGLVVDVVYVGPWSRAQEEVNGGRIDMMAGYFRTQAREQLMDFVSPPFLFNSSVVWVRQGEAFSYSGWADLQGRRGGTLVNNSHGQAFDDYARQHLDLEAVPSATQAFEKLLLKRNDYVIFERYPGVALARTLGREQQLQVLEPPISSEGLFLALSHKSACNVPALREQLARKMKELVAGPLPEQLVAQNLERWQRQQQGGQ, from the coding sequence ATGGGGTTGGCGCTGGTCATGGCCTTGTTGGCGCCGCTGACCTTGGCGGAGCAGGCTTGCCAGCACCTTACCGCTACTGGCAACCCCGAGTACCCGCCTTACCTGTGGCGTGACCCGCAAAACCCCCAGCAATTGATCGGTGCCAATGCTGACCTGCTCCGGCATGTGGCCGATGAGCTGGGGCTGGTGGTGGATGTGGTGTATGTCGGGCCGTGGTCGCGGGCCCAGGAAGAGGTCAACGGTGGTCGCATCGACATGATGGCTGGCTACTTTCGCACCCAGGCGCGGGAGCAGTTGATGGATTTCGTCAGCCCGCCGTTCCTGTTCAACTCCAGTGTGGTGTGGGTGCGCCAGGGCGAGGCATTCAGCTACAGCGGCTGGGCCGACCTGCAGGGTCGCCGGGGCGGTACCTTGGTCAACAACAGCCATGGCCAGGCGTTTGACGACTACGCCCGCCAGCACCTGGACCTGGAGGCTGTGCCCAGCGCCACCCAGGCCTTCGAGAAGTTGCTGCTCAAGCGTAATGACTATGTGATCTTCGAGCGTTATCCGGGCGTTGCCCTGGCTCGCACTTTGGGCCGGGAGCAACAGTTGCAGGTGCTGGAGCCGCCGATATCGAGTGAGGGGTTGTTCCTGGCGTTGTCGCACAAGTCGGCTTGCAATGTGCCAGCGTTGCGTGAGCAGTTGGCGCGCAAGATGAAAGAGCTGGTGGCAGGGCCCTTGCCTGAGCAACTGGTGGCGCAGAACCTGGAGCGCTGGCAGCGTCAGCAGCAGGGGGGGCAGTAG
- a CDS encoding DMT family transporter — protein sequence MRPRDLAAYLFLAVAWGFSFLVVLKVVHAFGWVGAVSLRALIAGSTLTVLAALLGRALKLRPLLWPLLVVGATTVAGQLIGLSYATPRIGTAMAAIFVASIPLFSMIIGRLWGIEKISHQGLAGLLLGVVGIVMLVGFPAQAVTEDFIHGCIASLLGCVCAAFGSNYASLRLRGQDPWTVTGGAFLAGGLLTLPLLLLVPVPQLPQAIDWLYLAISGAVMSATTYVLYFGLVERIGATRTISVEFVVTLVAVLVGALFLGEALSWLQALGAVVIMLGCMLVLGLLPGRRKRLPS from the coding sequence ATGCGACCGCGCGACCTTGCCGCCTACCTGTTCCTGGCCGTGGCCTGGGGCTTTTCCTTTTTGGTGGTGCTGAAGGTGGTACACGCCTTTGGCTGGGTTGGCGCGGTCAGCCTGCGCGCGCTGATTGCCGGCAGCACCCTGACAGTGCTGGCCGCGCTATTGGGCCGGGCACTGAAGCTGCGGCCATTGCTGTGGCCACTGCTGGTGGTGGGCGCCACCACCGTGGCCGGGCAACTGATCGGGCTGTCCTATGCCACCCCGCGCATCGGCACGGCCATGGCGGCAATCTTCGTCGCCAGCATTCCCCTGTTCTCGATGATCATCGGCAGGCTCTGGGGTATCGAAAAGATCAGCCACCAAGGCCTGGCCGGGCTGCTGCTGGGGGTGGTGGGTATCGTCATGCTGGTGGGCTTCCCGGCCCAGGCGGTCACCGAGGACTTCATCCACGGCTGCATCGCCTCGCTGCTGGGCTGCGTGTGCGCAGCGTTCGGCAGCAACTACGCCAGCCTGCGCCTGCGCGGCCAGGATCCGTGGACAGTCACCGGGGGCGCGTTCCTGGCAGGTGGCCTGCTAACCTTGCCGCTGTTGCTGCTGGTGCCGGTGCCGCAATTGCCCCAGGCCATCGACTGGCTGTACCTGGCCATCAGCGGCGCCGTGATGAGCGCCACCACCTACGTGCTGTATTTCGGCCTGGTGGAGCGCATCGGCGCCACCCGCACAATCAGCGTCGAATTCGTGGTCACCCTGGTGGCGGTACTGGTTGGCGCACTGTTTTTGGGCGAGGCGCTGAGCTGGCTGCAGGCCCTGGGCGCCGTGGTGATCATGCTCGGTTGCATGCTGGTGCTGGGCTTGCTGCCCGGCCGGCGCAAACGCCTGCCGAGCTGA
- the gspF gene encoding type II secretion system inner membrane protein GspF, whose translation MNRYRYEAADAQGRIVNGLLEADSAAAAMAQLRGLGLTALEVQAQSAAGQGAGLFAARLSDGDLAWATRQLASLLAAGLPLEAALGATLEQAERKHIAQVLGAVRTDVRSGMRLADALAQRPRDFPEIYRALVAAGEESGDLAQVMERLADYIEERNTLRGKILTAFIYPGVVGLVSVGIVVFLLSYVVPQVVSAFTQARQDLPGLTLAMLSASDFVREWGVLCFAGLAAAVWGWRLWLRAPAARLAWHGRLLRLPLFGRFVLGLNTARFASTLAILGSAGVPLLRALEAARQTLGNDRLDQCVSEATARVREGAGLAAALAVEKVFPPLLIHLIASGEKTGDLPPMLDRVADSLAKDIERRAMGMTALLEPLMIVVMGGVVLLIVMAVLMPIIEINQLV comes from the coding sequence ATGAACCGTTATCGCTATGAAGCTGCGGACGCCCAGGGGCGTATTGTCAACGGCCTGCTCGAGGCCGACAGCGCCGCGGCAGCCATGGCCCAGCTGCGCGGCCTGGGGCTGACCGCGCTTGAGGTCCAAGCCCAGTCGGCGGCCGGGCAGGGGGCGGGGTTGTTCGCCGCCAGGCTGTCTGACGGCGACCTGGCCTGGGCCACCCGCCAGCTGGCCAGCCTGCTGGCCGCAGGCCTGCCGCTGGAGGCTGCGCTGGGGGCGACCCTGGAGCAGGCCGAGCGCAAGCACATCGCCCAGGTGCTGGGGGCGGTACGCACCGATGTGCGCAGCGGCATGCGCCTGGCCGATGCCCTGGCGCAGCGCCCGCGTGACTTCCCGGAGATCTACCGGGCGCTGGTGGCGGCGGGCGAGGAGTCCGGCGACCTGGCCCAGGTGATGGAGCGTCTGGCCGACTACATCGAGGAGCGCAACACCTTGCGCGGCAAGATCCTCACCGCGTTCATCTACCCGGGGGTGGTGGGGCTGGTGTCGGTGGGGATCGTGGTCTTTTTGCTCAGCTACGTGGTGCCGCAGGTGGTCAGCGCCTTCACCCAGGCGCGTCAGGACCTGCCGGGGCTGACCTTGGCCATGCTCAGCGCCAGTGATTTCGTGCGTGAGTGGGGTGTGCTGTGCTTTGCTGGGCTGGCGGCGGCGGTTTGGGGCTGGCGCCTGTGGCTGCGGGCGCCGGCGGCGCGTCTGGCCTGGCACGGGCGTCTGCTGCGCCTGCCGTTGTTCGGGCGTTTTGTGCTGGGGCTGAACACGGCGCGCTTTGCCTCTACCTTGGCGATTCTTGGCAGTGCCGGGGTGCCGCTGCTGCGGGCGCTGGAGGCGGCGCGCCAGACCTTGGGCAATGACCGGCTCGACCAGTGTGTCAGCGAGGCGACCGCGCGGGTGCGTGAGGGGGCGGGGTTGGCTGCGGCGCTGGCGGTGGAGAAGGTGTTTCCGCCGTTGTTGATTCACCTGATTGCCAGCGGTGAGAAGACGGGTGATTTGCCGCCGATGCTTGACCGGGTGGCTGACAGCCTGGCCAAGGATATCGAGCGGCGGGCCATGGGGATGACGGCGTTGCTGGAGCCTTTGATGATTGTGGTGATGGGGGGGGTTGTGTTGTTGATCGTGATGGCGGTGTTGATGCCGATCATCGAGATTAACCAGTTGGTGTAG
- the gspL gene encoding type II secretion system protein GspL codes for MNAVLHIQLPPLTQLTAGAKLDYRLGERHGQADGAQLARDGKGASWCLHLHADDSLALRLPLPPLAGKRLDAAVRCAVQGLLLGEIGQVHVAHGPRQADGQVAVAWLGQAQLAQVQAWLGPRRVRLGGLFSQPSDDVPAVDLAAGLKGPAKAVAWGRTAAVWALAAALWCLGLNLYAARLAGEGEQLRAQMVSQVRQAFPQLPVVLNPLQQARQQLQGGQGPAAMGLARLLEGAGQSMPFLAGEVAALDYVDATLRITRQADSGQVPAASAWQADLAARGIEASVAAQGWTLRAAKEELAHVD; via the coding sequence ATGAACGCAGTGCTGCACATTCAATTGCCGCCGCTGACGCAACTGACCGCCGGCGCCAAGCTTGACTACCGCCTGGGTGAGCGCCATGGCCAGGCCGACGGCGCGCAACTGGCCCGTGATGGCAAGGGCGCCAGTTGGTGCCTGCACTTGCACGCCGACGACAGCCTGGCCTTGCGTTTGCCGTTGCCGCCGCTGGCCGGCAAACGCCTGGATGCAGCGGTGCGCTGCGCCGTGCAAGGGCTGCTGCTGGGCGAAATCGGCCAGGTGCATGTAGCCCATGGGCCGCGCCAGGCCGATGGGCAGGTGGCGGTGGCCTGGCTTGGGCAGGCGCAACTGGCACAGGTGCAGGCCTGGCTGGGACCCCGGCGCGTGCGCTTGGGCGGGTTGTTCAGCCAACCCAGTGACGACGTGCCGGCGGTGGACCTTGCCGCAGGTCTCAAAGGCCCGGCCAAGGCCGTGGCCTGGGGGCGCACGGCGGCAGTGTGGGCGCTGGCTGCTGCGCTCTGGTGCCTGGGGTTGAACCTGTATGCCGCGCGCCTGGCAGGCGAGGGTGAGCAGTTGCGCGCGCAAATGGTCAGCCAGGTGCGCCAGGCCTTCCCGCAGTTGCCGGTGGTGCTCAACCCCTTGCAGCAGGCGCGCCAGCAGTTGCAGGGCGGGCAGGGGCCGGCGGCGATGGGCCTTGCCCGCTTGCTCGAAGGGGCGGGCCAGAGCATGCCGTTTCTGGCCGGCGAGGTTGCCGCGCTGGACTACGTCGACGCGACCTTGCGCATCACCCGCCAGGCCGACAGCGGCCAGGTGCCAGCGGCCAGTGCCTGGCAGGCCGACCTGGCCGCACGGGGTATCGAGGCGAGCGTGGCGGCGCAGGGCTGGACCTTGCGTGCGGCCAAGGAGGAGCTGGCCCATGTCGATTAG
- the gspD gene encoding type II secretion system secretin GspD: MMCTASPRLQHRLLPFAPLALALALGACATAPEGPRPLASSELGQPLAYTNARATALDHQAQATASTRPAPRQALPRVGQRHSRAAPAAAMPNPLGEQPVQLNFVDADIQAVVRGLSRATGRQFLVDPRVKGQLTLVSEGQVPASKAYSMLLAALRMQGFSVVDVSGVAQVVPQADAKLLGGALVSGDSDAGNGMVTRTFRLQYENAVNLIPVLRPIVSPDNPINAYPGNNTLVVTDYAENLERVAQILDKVDIPSAIDTDVVPIQNGIASDIAGMVGELLDSQGNDATQKISVLGDPRSNSVVIRSGSPERTQLARDLIYKLDNAQNSAGNLHVVYLRNAQADRLAQSLRGLLTGESDSTGSDGTRALLSGGGMLTGGNSNGATTGTSSASNQGYSASNSNASGGLLRGNGQGAGSTPNGYGANQGQGEQGTAFSAGGATIQADKTTNTLLISAPEPLYRSLREVIDQLDQRRAQVVVESLIVEVGEDEANEFGVQWQAGNLGGKGGFGGANLGGSGLVKGASSIDVLPPGLSVGVVDGTVNIPGIGEVLDLKVLARALKSKGGSNVLSTPNLLTLDNEAASIFVGQTIPFVSGQYVTDGGGTSNNPFQTIQREEVGLRLNVRPQISEGGTVKLDVYQEVSSVDERASSAAGTVTNKRAIDTSILLDDGQIMVLGGLLQDGYSQSNEGIPWLSSLPGVGALFRSERRATNKTNLMVFLRPYIVRDASVGRSITRNRYDFIRRAQGGLKPEHSWALPDMDMPLLPPVEQGVPDQGRAQPAALNVPRAAIRAVPVDEVAR; the protein is encoded by the coding sequence ATGATGTGCACCGCATCGCCACGCCTCCAGCACCGGCTGCTGCCGTTCGCGCCACTGGCCCTGGCCCTGGCGCTGGGCGCCTGCGCCACTGCGCCCGAAGGCCCGCGGCCGTTGGCCAGCAGTGAGCTGGGCCAGCCGCTGGCCTACACCAACGCCCGCGCTACCGCCCTCGACCACCAGGCCCAGGCAACCGCCAGCACACGCCCGGCGCCGCGCCAGGCACTGCCGCGGGTGGGCCAGCGCCACAGCCGCGCAGCGCCGGCTGCGGCCATGCCCAACCCCTTGGGTGAGCAGCCGGTGCAACTGAACTTCGTCGACGCCGACATTCAGGCGGTGGTGCGCGGGCTGTCCCGGGCCACCGGCCGGCAGTTTCTGGTCGACCCCAGGGTCAAGGGCCAGCTGACCCTGGTCTCCGAAGGCCAGGTGCCGGCCAGCAAGGCCTACTCGATGCTGCTGGCAGCGCTGCGCATGCAGGGGTTCAGCGTGGTCGACGTCAGCGGTGTCGCTCAAGTAGTGCCCCAGGCCGATGCCAAGCTGCTGGGCGGAGCGCTGGTCAGCGGTGACAGTGATGCCGGCAACGGCATGGTCACCCGTACCTTCCGCCTGCAGTACGAGAACGCGGTCAACCTGATCCCGGTGCTGCGCCCCATCGTCTCGCCGGACAACCCGATCAACGCCTACCCGGGCAACAACACCCTCGTGGTCACCGACTACGCCGAAAACCTCGAGCGGGTGGCGCAGATCCTCGACAAGGTCGATATCCCCAGCGCCATCGACACCGACGTGGTGCCGATCCAGAACGGTATCGCCAGCGACATCGCTGGCATGGTCGGCGAACTGCTGGACAGCCAGGGCAATGACGCAACACAGAAGATCAGCGTGCTCGGCGACCCGCGCTCGAACAGCGTGGTGATTCGTTCCGGCAGCCCCGAGCGCACGCAACTGGCCCGCGACCTCATCTACAAGCTCGACAACGCCCAGAACAGCGCCGGCAACCTGCATGTGGTGTACCTGCGCAACGCCCAGGCCGACCGCCTGGCGCAAAGCCTGCGCGGGCTGCTCACCGGTGAAAGCGACAGCACCGGCAGTGACGGCACCCGTGCGCTGCTCAGTGGCGGCGGCATGCTTACCGGCGGCAACAGCAACGGCGCCACTACCGGCACCAGCAGCGCCAGCAACCAGGGTTATTCGGCCAGCAACAGCAACGCCAGCGGCGGCCTGCTGCGCGGCAACGGCCAGGGCGCCGGCAGCACCCCCAACGGCTATGGCGCAAACCAGGGCCAGGGCGAGCAGGGCACGGCGTTTTCGGCGGGCGGGGCGACCATCCAGGCCGACAAGACCACCAACACCTTGCTGATCTCCGCCCCCGAGCCGCTGTATCGCAGCCTGCGCGAGGTGATCGACCAGCTTGACCAGCGCCGCGCCCAGGTGGTGGTGGAGAGCCTGATCGTCGAGGTGGGCGAGGACGAGGCCAACGAGTTCGGCGTGCAGTGGCAGGCCGGTAACCTCGGCGGCAAGGGCGGTTTCGGCGGCGCCAACCTGGGCGGTAGCGGCCTGGTCAAGGGCGCCAGCAGCATCGATGTGCTGCCGCCGGGGCTGTCGGTGGGGGTGGTGGACGGTACGGTGAACATCCCCGGCATCGGCGAGGTGCTCGACCTCAAGGTGCTGGCCCGGGCGCTCAAGAGCAAGGGTGGCAGCAACGTGCTGTCGACGCCCAACCTGTTGACCCTGGATAACGAGGCAGCGAGCATTTTCGTTGGCCAGACCATCCCCTTCGTCAGCGGCCAGTACGTCACCGATGGCGGCGGGACCAGCAACAACCCGTTCCAGACCATCCAGCGCGAAGAGGTAGGCCTGCGCCTGAACGTGCGTCCGCAGATCTCCGAGGGCGGCACGGTCAAGCTGGACGTCTACCAGGAAGTCAGCAGCGTCGACGAGCGCGCCTCCAGCGCGGCCGGCACGGTGACCAACAAGCGCGCCATCGACACCAGCATCTTGCTCGACGACGGCCAGATCATGGTGCTGGGCGGCCTGTTGCAGGACGGCTACAGCCAGAGCAACGAGGGTATCCCGTGGCTGTCGAGCCTGCCGGGGGTGGGGGCGTTGTTTCGCAGCGAGCGGCGCGCCACCAACAAGACCAACCTGATGGTGTTCCTGCGCCCGTACATCGTGCGTGACGCAAGCGTGGGGCGCAGCATCACACGCAACCGCTACGACTTCATCCGCCGCGCCCAGGGCGGGCTCAAACCCGAGCATTCCTGGGCCCTGCCAGACATGGACATGCCGCTGCTGCCTCCGGTGGAGCAGGGCGTGCCTGACCAGGGCCGGGCGCAACCGGCGGCGCTGAACGTGCCGCGGGCGGCGATCCGCGCGGTGCCGGTGGACGAGGTGGCCCGGTGA
- the gspI gene encoding type II secretion system minor pseudopilin GspI, whose amino-acid sequence MVRSERGFTLIEVLVALTIVAVAMAAAVRATGLMTQGNGLLRDKSLALLAAQGRLAELRLEGGARPGVRQFECDQGRLRLRCEQRVVRGVGGGLEVSVQVFDRQHEGPGLARLQTVVGG is encoded by the coding sequence GTGGTCCGCTCCGAACGCGGTTTTACTTTGATCGAGGTGCTGGTGGCGCTGACCATCGTTGCCGTGGCCATGGCGGCGGCGGTGCGTGCCACCGGGCTGATGACCCAGGGCAACGGGCTGTTGCGGGACAAGTCGCTGGCGCTGCTGGCGGCCCAGGGGCGGCTGGCCGAACTGCGGCTTGAGGGCGGCGCCCGGCCTGGGGTGCGGCAGTTCGAGTGCGACCAGGGGCGCTTGCGATTACGCTGTGAGCAGCGGGTGGTGCGGGGTGTGGGGGGGGGGCTTGAGGTTTCGGTGCAGGTGTTTGATCGTCAACATGAGGGGCCGGGGTTGGCGCGGTTGCAGACAGTGGTTGGGGGGTGA
- the gspK gene encoding type II secretion system minor pseudopilin GspK: protein MARQDGMAVISALLIAAVVAVIAAAMIERQGVFTRQVENRQLAVQGQWALESGLQLSRQLLAEQRRRDPLVRAGQPWAQLLSGVPAGGVRFAGQLEDEQGKFNLRNLVIDGQVDAHALATFQRLCGLIGVQPRLAEAITARVIGSYPQQPPAPVTPERQGFDSGRLTSPASATAALPPRYPMLRDLAPLAGLQGMDAERLQQLQRFVTVLPAATWVNGNTASAEVLAAQVPGLSLQQASALVAERDSGRWFVNRGDFINRLRMPQVAAGNVRVGIGSDWFRLHGEARQGPRVLRLQALLRQREGQLPDVIWTRGGA from the coding sequence ATGGCACGCCAGGACGGCATGGCCGTGATCAGCGCCTTGCTGATTGCCGCAGTGGTGGCGGTGATCGCTGCCGCCATGATCGAGCGCCAAGGGGTATTCACCCGCCAGGTGGAGAATCGCCAATTGGCGGTACAGGGCCAGTGGGCGCTGGAGAGCGGGTTGCAACTGAGCCGCCAGTTGCTCGCCGAGCAACGTCGCCGCGACCCGCTGGTGCGCGCCGGCCAGCCGTGGGCGCAACTGCTGTCGGGTGTGCCGGCCGGGGGCGTACGCTTTGCCGGCCAGCTTGAAGACGAACAGGGCAAGTTCAACCTGCGCAACCTGGTGATCGACGGCCAGGTCGACGCCCATGCCCTGGCGACCTTCCAGCGCCTGTGCGGGCTGATTGGTGTGCAGCCGCGCCTGGCCGAGGCCATTACCGCAAGGGTGATCGGCAGCTACCCGCAGCAACCGCCGGCGCCCGTCACCCCCGAACGCCAAGGCTTCGACAGCGGCCGCCTGACATCGCCGGCAAGCGCTACTGCAGCCTTGCCACCACGCTACCCGATGTTGCGTGACCTCGCTCCCTTGGCCGGCCTCCAGGGCATGGACGCCGAGCGCCTGCAACAGCTGCAGCGCTTTGTCACCGTGCTGCCGGCGGCCACCTGGGTCAATGGCAATACGGCCAGTGCCGAGGTGCTCGCCGCGCAGGTGCCGGGGCTGTCGCTGCAACAGGCCAGCGCCTTGGTCGCCGAGCGCGATAGCGGCCGCTGGTTCGTCAACCGTGGCGACTTCATCAACCGCCTGCGCATGCCCCAGGTGGCCGCCGGCAATGTGCGGGTGGGGATCGGCAGCGACTGGTTCCGCTTGCACGGCGAGGCGCGCCAGGGCCCACGGGTGCTGCGCCTGCAAGCCTTGCTGCGCCAGCGCGAGGGGCAGTTGCCGGATGTGATCTGGACACGAGGTGGCGCATGA
- the gspE gene encoding type II secretion system ATPase GspE, giving the protein MSRLPYAWAKAQRLVLHGEGGATLARCPSSPAWAVAEVRRRHGALAVEALSDAQMDALLVSAYADTGSAAAVVGAAENEVDLDRLLQDIPEVTDLLEAQDDAPVIRMINALLTQAARDQASDIHIEPFESHCLVRYRVDGTLRDVVSPRKALHGALVSRIKIMAQLDIAEKRLPQDGRIALRVAGRPIDIRVSTVPTGHGERVVMRLLDKQAGRLRLEALGMDAALLARLDQLICQPHGIVLVTGPTGSGKTTSLYAALARLDASVSNILTVEDPVEYDLPGISQIQVNARIDMSFAVALRAILRQDPDVIMIGEIRDLETAQIAVQASLTGHLVLATLHTNDAVSAVNRLVDMGVEPFLLASALLGVLAQRLVRRLCPHCREPDPASPGQYRAVGCAQCNHCGYSGRTGIHELFCVDDAVRSLVHQGADEQALRSAARRNGMRSMREDGQRWVDDGSTCLEEILRVTRDA; this is encoded by the coding sequence GTGAGCCGCCTGCCTTACGCCTGGGCCAAGGCCCAGCGCCTGGTGCTGCACGGCGAGGGCGGCGCGACGCTGGCGCGCTGCCCGTCGAGCCCGGCCTGGGCCGTGGCCGAGGTGCGCCGGCGCCACGGCGCGCTGGCGGTCGAGGCGCTCAGCGATGCGCAAATGGATGCGCTGCTGGTCAGCGCCTACGCCGATACCGGCAGCGCTGCGGCGGTGGTGGGGGCGGCGGAGAACGAAGTGGACCTGGACCGCCTGCTGCAGGACATCCCCGAGGTCACCGACCTGCTCGAAGCCCAGGACGATGCGCCGGTGATCCGCATGATCAACGCCTTGCTCACCCAGGCGGCGCGTGACCAGGCCAGCGATATCCATATCGAGCCGTTCGAAAGCCACTGCCTGGTGCGCTACCGGGTCGACGGCACCCTGCGTGACGTGGTCTCGCCGCGCAAGGCGCTGCATGGCGCGCTGGTGTCGCGGATCAAGATCATGGCGCAACTGGACATTGCCGAAAAGCGCCTGCCCCAGGACGGGCGCATCGCCTTGCGGGTGGCCGGGCGGCCGATCGATATTCGCGTGTCCACGGTGCCCACCGGGCACGGCGAGCGGGTGGTGATGCGCCTGCTCGACAAGCAGGCCGGGCGCCTGCGCCTGGAGGCGCTGGGCATGGATGCGGCGCTGCTGGCGCGGCTTGACCAGCTGATCTGCCAGCCCCATGGCATCGTGCTGGTGACCGGGCCGACCGGCTCGGGCAAGACCACCAGCCTGTACGCCGCCCTGGCGCGGCTGGATGCCAGTGTCAGCAACATTCTTACCGTCGAGGACCCGGTGGAGTACGACCTGCCGGGCATCAGCCAGATCCAGGTCAACGCGCGCATCGACATGAGCTTTGCCGTGGCCCTGCGCGCCATCCTGCGCCAGGACCCGGACGTGATCATGATCGGCGAGATCCGCGACCTGGAAACCGCGCAAATTGCCGTGCAGGCCTCGCTGACCGGGCACCTGGTGCTGGCCACGCTGCACACCAACGACGCGGTGTCGGCGGTCAACCGCCTGGTCGACATGGGTGTGGAGCCGTTCCTGCTGGCCTCGGCGTTGCTCGGGGTGCTGGCCCAGCGCCTGGTGCGCAGGCTCTGCCCGCACTGCCGCGAGCCGGACCCGGCCAGCCCCGGGCAGTACCGGGCGGTGGGCTGCGCGCAGTGCAACCATTGCGGCTACAGCGGCCGTACCGGCATTCACGAGCTGTTTTGCGTGGATGATGCCGTGCGCAGCCTCGTGCACCAAGGCGCTGACGAACAGGCGCTGCGCAGCGCAGCACGGCGCAACGGCATGCGCAGCATGCGCGAGGACGGCCAGCGCTGGGTCGACGATGGCAGCACCTGCCTTGAGGAGATCCTGCGCGTGACACGGGACGCCTGA
- the gspG gene encoding type II secretion system major pseudopilin GspG codes for MQIAHRSATGRRHRQQGFTLIEIMVVVVILGILAAMVVPKVLDRPDQARATAARQDIAGLMQALKLYRLDNGSYPNQNQGLKVLAEKPAQAKDSQWRSYLDRLPNDPWGRPYQYLNPGANGEVDVFSLGADGQAGGDGVNSDIGSWQL; via the coding sequence ATGCAGATCGCCCACCGCAGCGCCACAGGCCGTCGCCACCGCCAGCAAGGCTTCACCCTGATCGAAATCATGGTGGTGGTGGTGATCCTCGGGATCCTCGCGGCGATGGTGGTGCCCAAGGTGCTCGACCGCCCCGACCAGGCCCGCGCCACCGCCGCGCGCCAGGACATCGCCGGGCTGATGCAGGCGCTCAAGCTGTACCGCCTGGACAACGGCAGCTACCCCAACCAGAACCAGGGCCTCAAGGTGCTGGCGGAAAAACCCGCCCAGGCCAAGGACAGCCAGTGGCGCTCCTACCTCGACCGCCTGCCCAACGACCCCTGGGGCCGCCCGTACCAATACCTGAACCCCGGCGCCAACGGCGAGGTCGACGTGTTCTCCCTGGGCGCCGACGGCCAGGCCGGCGGCGACGGGGTGAACAGCGACATCGGCTCCTGGCAGTTGTGA